The proteins below are encoded in one region of Qipengyuania sp. HL-TH1:
- the leuC gene encoding 3-isopropylmalate dehydratase large subunit, with the protein MASKPRTLYEKIWDQHVVERREDGTCLIYIDRHLVHEVTSPQAFEALRLAGRTVRRPDLTLAVPDHNLPTSPRVAADGSRIPIEDAQSAAQLAALERNAPSFGIDYIDAIAPAQGIVHVVGPEQGFSLPGATIVCGDSHTAAHGGVGALAFGIGTSEVEHVLATQTLQLRRSKAMEIRVEGRLGPGVTPKDLILHIIGVIGTAGGTGHVIEYRGAVFEEMSVEGRLTVCNMSIEGGARAGLIAPDDTVFDYLRGRPYAPEGEAWDRAVAWWRTLTTDDGAEFDKSVVIDAAAIEPTVSWGTSPEDVVPVGGTVPSPDSFADPSKREAARKSLEYMGLEPGTPIEDIAVENIFIGSCTNSRIEDLRAAAKVLEGRTKAPNVRWAIAVPGSGLVKRQAEAEGLDKIFTDAGFEWREPGCSACLAMNPDKVPPGERCASTSNRNFVGRQGPGSRTHLVSPAMAAAAAVTGRLADVRKLTPCQAADG; encoded by the coding sequence ATGGCCAGCAAACCGCGCACACTCTACGAGAAGATCTGGGACCAGCACGTTGTCGAACGGCGTGAGGATGGCACCTGCCTGATCTATATCGACCGGCACCTCGTGCATGAGGTCACCAGCCCGCAGGCATTCGAGGCGCTGCGACTGGCGGGCCGGACGGTGCGCCGCCCCGACCTGACGCTGGCGGTCCCCGATCACAACCTGCCCACATCGCCGCGTGTGGCCGCCGACGGATCGCGCATCCCGATCGAGGATGCGCAAAGCGCCGCACAGCTGGCGGCGCTGGAACGCAATGCCCCGTCCTTCGGGATCGACTATATCGATGCCATCGCGCCTGCGCAGGGCATCGTCCATGTGGTCGGCCCCGAACAGGGGTTCTCGCTGCCGGGCGCCACCATCGTATGCGGCGACAGCCATACCGCGGCGCATGGCGGCGTCGGCGCGCTCGCCTTCGGGATCGGCACCAGCGAGGTCGAGCATGTGCTCGCGACACAGACGCTCCAGTTGCGCCGGTCCAAAGCGATGGAAATTCGCGTCGAGGGGCGGCTCGGACCGGGCGTCACGCCCAAGGATCTGATCCTCCATATCATCGGCGTCATCGGCACCGCGGGCGGAACCGGTCATGTGATCGAATATCGCGGTGCGGTGTTCGAGGAAATGAGCGTCGAGGGCCGCCTGACGGTGTGCAACATGAGCATCGAAGGCGGCGCGCGCGCGGGTCTGATCGCGCCCGACGACACCGTGTTCGATTACCTGCGCGGCCGCCCCTACGCGCCGGAAGGCGAAGCCTGGGACCGCGCGGTCGCCTGGTGGCGCACGCTGACAACCGATGACGGGGCCGAGTTCGACAAGAGCGTGGTGATCGACGCTGCCGCGATCGAACCCACGGTCAGCTGGGGCACCAGCCCCGAAGACGTCGTGCCGGTGGGCGGCACCGTCCCCTCGCCCGACAGTTTCGCCGACCCGTCGAAACGCGAGGCGGCGCGCAAGAGCCTGGAATACATGGGTCTCGAACCGGGCACGCCGATCGAAGATATCGCAGTCGAGAACATTTTTATCGGCAGCTGTACCAACAGCCGGATCGAGGATCTGCGCGCTGCAGCAAAGGTGCTCGAAGGCCGCACAAAGGCACCCAACGTGCGCTGGGCCATCGCCGTCCCGGGATCGGGGCTGGTCAAGCGCCAGGCCGAGGCCGAAGGGCTCGACAAGATCTTCACCGACGCGGGTTTCGAATGGCGCGAACCGGGATGTTCCGCCTGTCTGGCGATGAACCCCGACAAGGTCCCGCCGGGCGAACGCTGCGCCTCGACCAGCAACCGTAATTTCGTCGGCCGGCAGGGCCCGGGGTCGCGCACGCATCTGGTCAGCCCGGCGATGGCTGCCGCCGCCGCCGTTACCGGGCGGCTCGCCGATGTCCGCAAGCTCACCCCTTGCCAAGCAGCCGACGGCTGA
- a CDS encoding NADPH:quinone oxidoreductase family protein produces the protein MKAVLSKEVGGPETLVVEDIAEPTAGKGEVLVKVAACAINFPDTLIIRDMYQFKPPRPFAPGGEISGTIEALGEGVEGFAVGDRVMCGVGNGGLQEKVAVAAERLFKVPEGIDLVKASALLMTYGTTIHGLKDRGDIKEGETVLVLGAAGGVGLSAVELAKAYGCRVVAAVSTEEKGAVAKQHGADEVVIYPRAPFDKDTSKQLASDFKSAVGPNGADIVYDIVGGDYSEPALRAIAWEGRFLVIGFPAGIAKMPLNLTLLKSCDIRGVFWGAFTAREPERNQRNIEELFDLWKAGKINPLVSETYPIERAHEAIAKLENRGAIGKLVVTME, from the coding sequence GTGAAAGCAGTCCTTTCGAAGGAAGTCGGCGGACCCGAAACCCTCGTCGTCGAGGATATCGCCGAACCCACCGCCGGCAAGGGCGAGGTGCTGGTCAAGGTTGCCGCCTGCGCGATCAATTTCCCCGACACGCTGATCATCCGCGACATGTACCAGTTCAAGCCGCCCCGCCCGTTCGCGCCCGGTGGCGAGATCTCGGGCACGATCGAGGCACTGGGCGAAGGCGTCGAGGGCTTTGCCGTCGGTGACCGCGTGATGTGCGGCGTCGGCAATGGCGGGCTGCAGGAAAAGGTCGCGGTGGCGGCGGAACGGCTGTTCAAGGTGCCCGAGGGGATCGACCTGGTGAAAGCCAGCGCGCTGTTGATGACCTATGGCACCACGATCCACGGCCTGAAGGACCGCGGCGACATCAAGGAGGGCGAAACCGTCCTCGTACTGGGCGCTGCGGGCGGTGTCGGCCTGTCGGCGGTCGAACTGGCGAAGGCCTATGGCTGCCGCGTGGTCGCCGCGGTCTCGACCGAGGAAAAGGGCGCAGTCGCCAAGCAGCACGGCGCGGACGAAGTGGTGATCTATCCGCGCGCGCCGTTCGACAAGGACACTTCCAAGCAACTGGCGAGCGACTTCAAATCGGCAGTCGGCCCCAATGGCGCGGATATCGTCTATGACATCGTCGGCGGCGACTATTCCGAACCCGCGCTGCGTGCGATCGCCTGGGAAGGCCGTTTCCTCGTGATCGGTTTCCCCGCCGGGATCGCCAAGATGCCGCTCAACCTCACCCTGCTGAAGAGCTGCGATATCCGCGGCGTGTTCTGGGGCGCCTTCACCGCGCGCGAGCCCGAGCGCAACCAGCGCAATATCGAAGAGCTGTTCGACCTGTGGAAAGCGGGCAAGATCAATCCGCTGGTCAGCGAGACCTATCCGATCGAACGCGCGCATGAGGCCATCGCCAAGCTCGAAAATCGCGGCGCGATCGGCAAGCTCGTCGTAACGATGGAATAA
- a CDS encoding sterol desaturase family protein: MSFLVPALIVFATVVAMEWVAWASHKYIMHGFGWGWHRDHHEPHDNLLEKNDLYAIVGAAMSISMFAVGSEWVMGEGAWWPGTWIGLGILFYGIIYTLVHDGLVHQRYFRWVPKRGYAKRLVQAHKLHHATIGKEGGVSFGFVFARDPAKLKAELRRQREAGIAVVRESAGA; encoded by the coding sequence ATGAGTTTCCTCGTCCCCGCGCTGATCGTGTTCGCGACCGTCGTCGCGATGGAATGGGTTGCCTGGGCGAGCCACAAATACATCATGCATGGCTTCGGCTGGGGGTGGCACCGCGACCACCACGAACCGCATGACAACCTGCTCGAAAAGAACGACCTCTACGCCATCGTCGGCGCGGCCATGAGCATTTCGATGTTCGCCGTGGGCAGCGAGTGGGTGATGGGCGAGGGCGCGTGGTGGCCGGGCACCTGGATCGGGCTGGGCATCCTGTTCTACGGCATCATCTACACGCTGGTGCACGATGGACTGGTTCACCAGCGCTATTTCCGCTGGGTGCCCAAGCGGGGCTACGCCAAGCGGCTGGTTCAGGCGCACAAGCTGCATCATGCCACCATCGGTAAGGAGGGCGGGGTCAGCTTCGGCTTCGTCTTCGCGCGCGATCCCGCCAAGCTGAAAGCGGAACTCAGGCGCCAGCGCGAAGCAGGGATCGCCGTCGTTCGAGAAAGCGCCGGGGCCTGA
- a CDS encoding DUF3253 domain-containing protein yields the protein MTVGVANAAVLTLLAERAPETTICPSEVARKIACDDAADWHLAMPLVHEAVDQLFDQKIIRLSWKGNLLPARSGPYRIGRANDSQ from the coding sequence GTGACGGTCGGCGTCGCCAACGCTGCAGTACTGACCCTGCTTGCCGAACGCGCGCCGGAAACAACGATATGTCCTAGCGAAGTGGCGCGTAAGATCGCTTGCGACGATGCGGCAGACTGGCATTTGGCCATGCCGCTTGTCCATGAAGCGGTCGATCAATTGTTCGACCAGAAAATCATCAGACTGAGCTGGAAGGGTAACCTGCTCCCGGCGCGATCCGGACCCTATCGGATCGGCCGCGCGAACGACAGCCAATAG
- the grxD gene encoding Grx4 family monothiol glutaredoxin, with product MSDTNQRIADIVGGKDVVLFMKGTPLFPQCGFSSRAVAILDHCGVAYDSVDVLQDMEVRQGIKAYSDWPTIPQLYVKGEFVGGSDIMMEMFEAGELQQMMDAKAVAKAEG from the coding sequence ATGTCCGATACCAACCAGCGCATCGCCGACATCGTCGGCGGCAAAGACGTCGTCCTGTTCATGAAGGGCACCCCGCTGTTCCCGCAATGCGGCTTTTCGAGCCGTGCGGTGGCGATCCTCGACCATTGCGGCGTCGCCTATGACAGCGTCGATGTGTTGCAGGACATGGAAGTGCGCCAGGGCATCAAGGCCTATTCCGATTGGCCGACCATCCCCCAGCTATACGTCAAGGGCGAATTCGTCGGCGGCAGCGACATCATGATGGAGATGTTCGAGGCCGGTGAATTGCAGCAGATGATGGATGCGAAAGCCGTGGCCAAGGCCGAAGGCTGA
- a CDS encoding UvrB/UvrC motif-containing protein — translation MTKTIEDLQRDMEAAAHALDFEEARRIRDRINLIRGGSDAAEAAEADTSGLVRQKPGAMGLGSSRQRPIPPPDWKPPPKPDLMTSGRKRK, via the coding sequence ATGACCAAGACCATCGAGGACCTTCAACGCGATATGGAAGCGGCGGCGCACGCTCTCGATTTCGAGGAGGCGCGGCGAATTCGTGACCGCATCAATCTTATACGCGGCGGATCAGATGCTGCAGAGGCCGCCGAAGCCGACACGTCGGGACTGGTCCGCCAGAAGCCTGGCGCCATGGGGCTCGGATCAAGCCGGCAGCGGCCGATTCCTCCGCCAGACTGGAAGCCGCCGCCGAAGCCCGATCTCATGACCTCCGGCCGGAAGCGCAAGTGA
- a CDS encoding acyl-CoA thioesterase → MSAKPFTFPIKVLPDDIDFMGHVNNARYLNWVQDTVLAHWQKLAPAEEVASKAWVALKHEITYRRPAFLHDDVIAETVLEKIAGARSFYNTVIRRGEDVLAEVQSMWCCIDAKSLRPARISREVAETFFGLPRKQEPHTGE, encoded by the coding sequence ATGTCAGCAAAGCCATTCACCTTTCCGATCAAGGTCCTGCCCGACGATATCGATTTCATGGGGCACGTGAACAACGCGCGCTACCTGAACTGGGTGCAGGATACCGTCCTCGCGCATTGGCAGAAACTTGCCCCGGCCGAGGAGGTGGCGAGCAAGGCGTGGGTCGCGCTCAAGCACGAGATTACCTATCGCCGCCCGGCCTTCCTCCACGACGATGTCATCGCCGAAACGGTGCTCGAAAAGATCGCCGGCGCGCGCAGCTTCTACAACACGGTGATTCGCCGCGGCGAAGACGTGCTGGCCGAAGTGCAGAGCATGTGGTGCTGCATCGACGCCAAGAGCCTGCGGCCGGCGCGGATCAGCCGCGAAGTTGCCGAGACTTTCTTCGGCCTGCCGCGCAAGCAGGAACCGCACACGGGCGAGTAA
- a CDS encoding BolA/IbaG family iron-sulfur metabolism protein, which yields MPMAAADIVALIEEALPGAQVEMRDLAGDNDHWAAKVTAPQFTGLTRVKQHKLVYDALGGRMGGELHALQLTTQAPT from the coding sequence ATGCCGATGGCCGCTGCAGACATCGTCGCGCTGATCGAGGAAGCGCTGCCCGGCGCACAGGTCGAGATGCGCGACCTCGCCGGCGATAACGATCATTGGGCCGCCAAGGTGACTGCGCCGCAGTTTACCGGGCTGACGCGGGTCAAGCAGCACAAGCTGGTGTACGACGCGCTGGGCGGGCGCATGGGCGGCGAACTGCACGCCTTGCAACTGACCACGCAAGCCCCCACCTGA
- a CDS encoding DUF1476 domain-containing protein, translating into MTDFKDRERGEEAKFAFDEENAFKIAARRNRLVGEWAAGLMGLTDEETDAYKKAVVQADFEEAGDEDVIRKLLGDLTAAECDVSEADIRTKLEECAVEARRQFMSDGA; encoded by the coding sequence ATGACCGATTTCAAGGATCGCGAACGCGGCGAGGAAGCCAAGTTCGCCTTCGACGAGGAAAACGCCTTCAAGATCGCCGCCCGCCGCAACCGCCTGGTCGGCGAATGGGCGGCAGGTCTGATGGGTCTGACCGACGAAGAAACCGACGCCTACAAGAAGGCGGTCGTCCAGGCCGATTTCGAAGAAGCCGGCGATGAAGACGTGATTCGCAAGCTGCTGGGCGACCTCACCGCCGCCGAATGCGATGTCAGCGAAGCCGACATCCGGACCAAGCTGGAAGAGTGCGCCGTCGAGGCCCGCCGCCAGTTCATGTCCGACGGGGCCTGA
- a CDS encoding NUDIX hydrolase: MSEHTDTGANGIPAATVVIFRNAPQGGPPEILMTIRSREMVFAGGMAVFPGGRVDPADFDLGASMGGPLDPDEAAHQVAVVRETLEETGLVIGLTGEIDAAKARAARNFLQETGELAPVLDHFGWALDLDQLVPFARWFPKNERIPRVFDTRFYLADLGTGAVEIEADLSENTHLFWTSAQGALDAAERGEIKVIFPTRRNLERLALFGSFAEASAQAQAIPVRTITPFIGEKDGTSWLNIGEEFGYPVTAEPMDKVARG, encoded by the coding sequence ATGAGCGAGCACACCGATACCGGGGCCAATGGTATCCCCGCCGCAACCGTCGTCATCTTCCGCAATGCGCCGCAGGGTGGCCCTCCGGAGATCCTGATGACCATCCGTTCGCGCGAGATGGTCTTTGCCGGCGGCATGGCGGTGTTCCCGGGCGGCCGGGTCGACCCGGCCGATTTCGATCTCGGCGCCAGCATGGGCGGCCCGCTCGACCCCGACGAGGCCGCGCACCAGGTCGCGGTGGTACGCGAAACGCTCGAGGAAACCGGGCTGGTGATCGGCCTGACCGGCGAAATCGATGCGGCAAAAGCGCGTGCGGCCCGCAACTTCTTGCAGGAAACCGGCGAGCTTGCGCCGGTCCTCGATCATTTCGGCTGGGCGCTCGATCTCGACCAGCTGGTCCCCTTCGCGCGGTGGTTCCCCAAGAACGAACGCATCCCGCGCGTATTCGACACCCGTTTCTACCTTGCCGACCTCGGTACCGGCGCGGTCGAGATCGAGGCCGATCTGTCGGAAAACACGCATCTGTTCTGGACCAGTGCGCAGGGCGCGCTCGATGCCGCCGAGCGCGGTGAAATCAAGGTGATCTTCCCCACCCGCCGCAATCTCGAACGGCTCGCACTGTTCGGCAGCTTCGCCGAAGCCTCGGCGCAGGCCCAGGCTATCCCGGTGCGCACGATCACCCCGTTCATCGGCGAAAAGGACGGCACGTCCTGGCTGAACATCGGCGAGGAATTCGGCTATCCCGTCACCGCCGAACCGATGGACAAGGTTGCGCGGGGATAG
- a CDS encoding queuosine precursor transporter, whose amino-acid sequence MENAPPSPPAPQFRYYDLVMAAFVTILLLSNLIGASKPSYVTLPLIGEWSFGAGVLFFPVSYIIGDILTEVYGYARARRVIWTGFAALLFMAFMAWVVVQLPPAAGWPGQEAYEFVFGNSWRIVLASMVAFWVGEFANSYVLAKMKVWSQGRHLWMRTIGSTVVGQGLDSLIFYPLAFWGLAGWPVELLWQVVLSQWAIKTLWEALLTPVTYAAVGALKRAEQVEVFDTETDFSPFASAGR is encoded by the coding sequence ATGGAAAACGCCCCGCCGAGCCCGCCCGCACCGCAGTTCCGCTATTACGATTTGGTGATGGCGGCCTTCGTCACCATCCTGCTGCTGTCGAACCTGATCGGCGCGTCCAAGCCGAGCTATGTCACGCTGCCGCTGATCGGCGAATGGTCGTTTGGCGCGGGCGTCCTGTTCTTCCCCGTCAGCTACATCATCGGCGACATCCTGACCGAGGTCTATGGCTACGCCCGCGCGCGGCGGGTGATCTGGACCGGCTTTGCCGCGCTGTTGTTCATGGCCTTCATGGCCTGGGTGGTGGTGCAATTGCCGCCCGCGGCGGGCTGGCCCGGACAGGAAGCCTATGAGTTCGTATTCGGCAATTCGTGGCGCATCGTGCTGGCGTCGATGGTCGCCTTCTGGGTGGGCGAATTCGCCAACAGCTATGTCCTCGCCAAGATGAAGGTGTGGAGCCAGGGGCGGCATCTGTGGATGCGCACGATCGGGTCGACCGTGGTCGGCCAGGGGCTCGACAGCCTGATCTTCTACCCGCTGGCCTTCTGGGGCCTGGCCGGGTGGCCGGTCGAGCTCTTGTGGCAGGTCGTGTTGTCGCAGTGGGCGATCAAGACGCTGTGGGAGGCGCTGCTGACGCCGGTGACCTATGCCGCGGTCGGGGCGCTCAAGCGTGCCGAGCAGGTCGAGGTGTTCGATACCGAGACCGATTTCTCGCCCTTCGCCTCTGCCGGGCGCTGA
- a CDS encoding outer membrane protein, with product MKKITTLLVSATALIASPAVAQDGPSGFEGFHVEALAGYDVVQITIDEDVYGEELSDDLGGFAYGVAAGYDFSFGGTLLGVEVEYADSTAGESESFVGTVDGSSVDITASFDTGRDLYAGVRLGGQLSERSLVYVKAGYTNARTKLSLGGTVDTESFLVSQNATFDGLRLGLGSEYAFSDKAFAKIEYRLSMYGDGEVEIDGETADIGEIFEYGDINRHQIVVGLGMRF from the coding sequence ATGAAGAAAATCACCACACTTCTTGTTTCGGCAACTGCGCTCATTGCCTCGCCTGCTGTCGCACAAGACGGGCCGAGCGGCTTCGAAGGATTCCATGTCGAAGCACTGGCGGGCTATGACGTAGTCCAGATCACGATCGATGAAGACGTCTACGGCGAAGAACTCAGCGACGATCTGGGCGGCTTCGCGTACGGCGTAGCGGCCGGTTACGATTTCTCGTTCGGAGGCACGCTGCTGGGTGTCGAAGTCGAATATGCCGATTCTACGGCCGGAGAAAGCGAGAGCTTTGTCGGCACTGTGGACGGTAGCAGCGTGGATATTACGGCCAGCTTCGATACCGGGCGCGACCTGTATGCCGGCGTTCGTCTTGGCGGTCAGCTCAGCGAACGGTCGCTCGTCTATGTCAAAGCCGGTTACACCAATGCCCGCACCAAGCTGTCGCTCGGCGGCACTGTCGATACCGAGAGCTTCTTGGTGAGCCAGAACGCTACCTTCGATGGCCTGCGTCTGGGCTTGGGCTCGGAGTACGCTTTCTCGGATAAGGCATTCGCGAAAATCGAATACCGCCTTTCGATGTACGGTGACGGCGAAGTCGAGATTGACGGCGAAACCGCCGACATCGGGGAAATCTTCGAATATGGCGACATCAATCGCCACCAGATCGTTGTCGGTCTGGGCATGCGCTTCTGA
- the leuD gene encoding 3-isopropylmalate dehydratase small subunit: protein MRAVSTIEGRAIPLGLKNIDTDVIIPAHWLKTVSREGLGQGAFETIRAAPGNPFDVEDFAQAPILIAGDNFGCGSSREHAAWAMLDMGLDAVIAPSFSDIFAGNAFKNGILAVELPQDQVDRLLEVAQDHPITIDLENQVVTTEFQDRFTFEIDPFRKRCLLEGLDEIGLTLGSADEITRHEQMREGAMPWLDKPHRRDAA, encoded by the coding sequence ATGAGAGCCGTTTCCACCATCGAAGGTCGGGCCATTCCGCTCGGCCTTAAGAATATCGATACCGACGTCATCATCCCTGCGCACTGGCTCAAGACGGTCAGCCGCGAGGGGCTTGGCCAGGGCGCGTTCGAGACCATCCGCGCGGCCCCCGGCAACCCCTTCGATGTCGAGGATTTCGCACAGGCGCCGATCCTGATCGCGGGCGATAACTTCGGCTGCGGATCGAGCCGCGAACATGCCGCATGGGCGATGCTCGACATGGGACTCGATGCGGTGATCGCCCCCAGTTTCTCGGACATTTTCGCGGGCAATGCCTTCAAGAACGGCATCCTCGCGGTCGAATTGCCGCAGGACCAGGTCGACCGGCTGCTCGAGGTCGCGCAGGACCATCCGATCACCATCGATCTGGAAAACCAGGTCGTCACCACCGAATTCCAGGACCGGTTCACTTTCGAGATCGACCCGTTCCGCAAGCGCTGCCTGCTCGAAGGGCTCGACGAGATCGGGCTGACGCTCGGCAGCGCCGACGAAATCACCAGACACGAACAAATGCGCGAGGGCGCCATGCCTTGGCTCGATAAACCGCATAGGAGAGATGCAGCGTGA
- a CDS encoding N-acyl homoserine lactonase family protein, which produces MSPKSGMLAALAAVLAMPVAVSAQEAADIEMWRLDCGTLELSDTGPFSDTHLYDGQRRRLTDSCYLIRNGTRYLLWDTGLSGALKGTSETRGVFTSSVERTIVEQLGDLGLAPADIAMVGISHYHNDHIGQAVDFPHAELLIGAGDADAVIANGREETIAQLAPWFGADANGKVTRIAADHDVFGDGTVRMIATHGHTPGHKALVVELPRMGTYMLTGDLYHFEEQIENEGVPTFNTDRADTLASFHRFNQMADSLEATVVVQHEPRHVERLPAFPDSAN; this is translated from the coding sequence ATGTCGCCGAAATCAGGAATGCTGGCCGCGCTTGCCGCGGTGCTCGCCATGCCGGTCGCGGTATCCGCGCAGGAAGCAGCGGATATCGAAATGTGGCGGCTCGATTGCGGGACGCTCGAATTGAGCGACACCGGGCCGTTCTCCGACACGCATCTCTACGACGGCCAGCGCCGCCGACTGACTGACAGTTGCTACCTGATCCGCAATGGCACCCGCTACCTTTTGTGGGATACGGGCCTTTCCGGCGCGCTCAAGGGCACCAGCGAAACGCGCGGCGTATTCACCTCGAGCGTCGAGCGTACGATCGTCGAACAGCTCGGCGACCTCGGTCTCGCCCCCGCCGATATCGCGATGGTCGGGATCAGCCACTACCACAACGACCATATCGGCCAGGCAGTCGACTTTCCCCATGCCGAACTGCTGATCGGTGCAGGCGACGCGGACGCGGTGATTGCCAATGGGCGCGAGGAAACGATCGCCCAGCTCGCCCCGTGGTTCGGTGCTGATGCAAACGGCAAGGTCACGCGGATCGCAGCCGATCACGACGTGTTCGGCGACGGAACGGTCCGGATGATCGCGACGCATGGGCATACGCCGGGTCACAAGGCACTGGTGGTGGAGCTTCCGCGAATGGGCACTTACATGCTGACCGGCGATCTTTATCATTTCGAGGAGCAGATCGAGAACGAGGGTGTCCCCACCTTCAACACCGACCGCGCCGATACGCTGGCATCGTTCCATCGTTTCAACCAGATGGCCGACAGTCTCGAAGCCACCGTCGTGGTGCAGCACGAACCGCGGCATGTCGAACGCCTGCCCGCCTTTCCGGACAGCGCAAACTGA
- a CDS encoding isopropylmalate isomerase produces MTKKLSGKAAIAGAIGSAAVAAALLYANKRKERKRGPQQPGPIPSGENPETD; encoded by the coding sequence ATGACCAAGAAGCTTTCCGGAAAAGCCGCCATCGCCGGGGCTATCGGCTCCGCCGCCGTCGCCGCCGCGCTGCTGTATGCGAACAAGCGCAAGGAGAGGAAGCGCGGGCCGCAACAGCCCGGTCCGATTCCTTCGGGAGAGAATCCCGAAACCGATTGA